The Corynebacterium mycetoides genome includes the window CCTCGATAGCGCCGAGGATGTCGGCGTCCGTGTCGTAGTTGGTCACCACCAGCACCTGGGGCGGGGTGTCCATCGTGCGGCGGATCTCGGCGGTGGCCTTCGCCCCCGTGGTCACCTTCGAACCTTCGGCGCCGGCGCCGAAACGCAGGTCCATGAGGACGACGTCGATGCCGCCGGCCTGCGCCGTCGATATCGCCCCCTCGGCGGTGGCCACCTCGCCGACGACCATGATGTCGTCCGCCTCCTCCAGCACGGCGCGGAGGCCGAGCCTGACAATCTGGTGGTCGTCCGCCAGCAGCACCCGAATCATTCGCCCTCCTCCATCTTTCGATTGATATTACCCGGCACCGCCACGGAGACCGCGGTCGGCCCGCCTGGAGACGACTCCACCACGAGCTCCCCACCCAACTCCTCGGCCCGCGAGCGCATGGCGTTTAGCCCGATGTGGCCCAGCCCGGTCGGCTCGCTGCTCGCCTCCTCCGGGGTAAAGCCGCGCCCGTTGTCCACCACATCGAGGCGCACCTCGTTGGGGCTGTAGGTCAGCGTGACGCGGATTTTCGACGCGCCGGAGTGCTGCACCGCATTCGACACCGCGCCCTGCGCGATGCGCAGCAAACCGGCCTCGCTGCGCATCGGCAGCACCGCCGGCTCCCCGTCCGATTCCACTTCGATCTGGGCGCCGCCGGCCTGCGCGTAATCCTGCGCGATCCGCTCCAGCGCCCGGTGCAGGGACGCCTCCGTCAGCGGGGCCGGGGTGAGCGCGGCGATCATCGCGCGCGTTTCCGCGAGGTTGTTCGACGCCGCCCGGCGCGCCGTCTCAATGCGCCGTCTCGCGGGCGCGAGCTCCGACTCGCTGAGCCCGGTTGCGCCCAGGTCTCGGTCCGCTGCGTGCAGCAGCATCTGGATGCTGGACAACCCCTGGGCCACGGTGTCGTGGATCTCGTGCGCCAAGCGCTCGCGCTCCTGCGCCACGCCGGCCTGGCGCTCCGTGGCCGCGAGTTGCTTGCGCGTGGCCAAAAGCTCGTCGATAAGCGCCTCCCGCTCCTTGCTCACGCGCTCGATGGTGGTGAACGCGTAGTTGGTGGCCATGACCACCAGCGCGGCGAGGACCGGGCCGATGACGCTGCCGACGGTGAGCCCGGTGGGCACCTGGGCGCCGATGGCGATGCCGAGCCCGAGGACGACCCAGACCACACCCCGCCAGTCGTTGAAGGTGCGCAGGTAGACAAAAAAGAGGATGAACACCCAGTACACCGCCAACGGGGTGACCATCATGTCGGCGATCCACAGACCCGTCATGGCCATCAGCCACCCCGCCTGCGACACTCTGCCCCAGCGCGGCATCTCCACCAGCCCGTAGAACAGGAGGAAGGAAAAGCCCGTGACCAGAACGATGTGCAGCAGCGCCGAGTTCAACGGCATGCGCACGAGCGCGGCCAGCGAGATGAGC containing:
- a CDS encoding sensor histidine kinase, producing the protein MSSRLVVVGGETAGRNESHGKNALDTGITVLSVSLLLISLAALVRMPLNSALLHIVLVTGFSFLLFYGLVEMPRWGRVSQAGWLMAMTGLWIADMMVTPLAVYWVFILFFVYLRTFNDWRGVVWVVLGLGIAIGAQVPTGLTVGSVIGPVLAALVVMATNYAFTTIERVSKEREALIDELLATRKQLAATERQAGVAQERERLAHEIHDTVAQGLSSIQMLLHAADRDLGATGLSESELAPARRRIETARRAASNNLAETRAMIAALTPAPLTEASLHRALERIAQDYAQAGGAQIEVESDGEPAVLPMRSEAGLLRIAQGAVSNAVQHSGASKIRVTLTYSPNEVRLDVVDNGRGFTPEEASSEPTGLGHIGLNAMRSRAEELGGELVVESSPGGPTAVSVAVPGNINRKMEEGE